Proteins encoded in a region of the Zea mays cultivar B73 chromosome 4, Zm-B73-REFERENCE-NAM-5.0, whole genome shotgun sequence genome:
- the LOC103656018 gene encoding squamosa promoter-binding-like protein 11, with protein sequence MHSFVQYEGKTKRRAYLAVLVAGAGSQEYMDDRRQISFVWNKAPVSHVRPFTSPWDSSSELPQAKEIRELSTKGGTITGQVHLDKSYVSTAIPSLTHGKDEPWPMKGPDMSIAASKFDGAPDLQRALSLLSVGACGLPDPVHQTSCVIQFTSASENSGDLHLSHGANSGLASCGDGQHIASQPQAQLVRFTMDTSNSVYEPSFFSVNQIN encoded by the exons ATGCACAGTTTCGTACAATATGAAGGGAAGACCAAGCGGCGGGCGTACCTTGCGGTGCTCGTCGCCGGCGCAGGGTCCCAAGAATACATGG ATGATAGGAGGCAAATAAGTTTTGTCTGGAATAAAGCTCCTGTTAGCCATGTAAGGCCTTTCACTTCTCCATGGGACAGCTCATCTGAGCTCCCTCAAGCAAAGGAAATAAGAGAGTTGTCAACGAAAGGTGGGACAATTACTGGACAAGTTCATTTGGATAAATCTTACGTGTCCACTGCTATTCCATCACTTACCCATGGCAAAGATGAGCCTTGGCCAATGAAAG GTCCGGACATGTCTATAGCTGCTTCAAAATTCGATGGAGCACCGGATCTTCAGCGTGCTCTCTCTCTTCTGTCAGTTGGCGCCTGCGGATTGCCCGATCCTGTACACCAAACATCTTGCGTCATCCAATTCACTAGTGCCAGCGAGAACAGTGGCGACCTTCATCTATCACATGGAGCGAACTCTGGTCTAGCGTCATGCGGTGATGGACAGCATATAGCTTCTCAGCCTCAGGCTCAGCTAGTTCGGTTTACCATGGATACCAGCAACAGTGTCTATGAGCCCAGTTTCTTCAGTGTAAACCAGATAAATTAA
- the sbp19 gene encoding Squamosa promoter-binding-like protein 11-like isoform 1 (isoform 1 is encoded by transcript variant 1) yields the protein MEWTAPKRAASPPSPPLLWDWGGDHAGATGSGSGSSGDAPARRGGREREAKRARADDGEVRCQVEGCGLDLSRVKEYHRKHRVCEAHTKSPRVVVAGQERRFCQQCSRFHALSEFDQKKRSCRRRLSDHNARRRKPQPDAFAFASARLPSSSFDDRRQISFVWNKAPVSHPFTSPWDSSSELPHAKEIREVSTKVGTITGQVHLDKSYVSNAVPSLTHGKDEPWPMKGPDMSIAASKFDGAPDLQRALSLLSVGACGLPDPVHQTSCVIQFTSASENSGDLHLSHGANSGLASCGDGQHIASQPQAQLVRFTMDTSNSVYEPSFFSVNQIN from the exons ATGGAGTGGACGGCCCCGAAGCGCGCCGCCTCGCCGCCCTCGCCTCCGCTCCTCTGGGACTGGGGAGGAGACCACGCCGGCGCcacgggctcgggctcgggctcctCCGGCGACGCCCCGGCGCGGCGCGGCGGGAGGGAGCGGGAGGCGAAGCGCGCCAGggccgacgacggcgaggtgaGGTGCCAGGTGGAGGGGTGCGGGCTGGACCTCAGCAGGGTCAAGGAGTACCACCGGAAGCACCGCGTCTGCGAGGCCCACACCAAGTCCCCCCGCGTCGTCGTCGCCGGTCAGGAGCGGCGCTTCTGCCAGCAGTGCAGCCG ATTTCATGCCCTGTCAGAGTTTGATCAGAAGAAGAGGAGCTGCAGGAGGCGTCTGTCTGATCACAATGCCCGCCGCCGGAAGCCTCAGCCAGATGCATTCGCCTTTGCCTCTGCAAGGCTGCCTTCGTCGTCGTTCG ATGATAGGAGGCAAATAAGTTTTGTCTGGAATAAAGCTCCTGTTAGCCATCCTTTCACTTCTCCATGGGACAGCTCATCTGAGCTCCCTCATGCAAAGGAAATAAGAGAGGTGTCAACGAAAGTTGGGACAATTACTGGACAAGTTCATTTGGATAAATCTTACGTGTCCAATGCTGTTCCATCACTTACCCATGGCAAAGATGAGCCTTGGCCAATGAAAG GTCCGGACATGTCTATAGCTGCTTCAAAATTCGATGGAGCACCGGATCTTCAGCGTGCTCTCTCTCTTCTGTCAGTTGGCGCCTGCGGATTGCCCGATCCTGTACACCAAACATCTTGCGTCATCCAATTCACTAGTGCCAGCGAGAACAGTGGCGACCTTCATCTATCACATGGAGCGAACTCTGGTCTAGCGTCATGCGGTGATGGACAGCATATAGCTTCTCAGCCTCAGGCTCAGCTGGTTCGGTTTACCATGGATACCAGCAACAGTGTCTATGAGCCCAGTTTCTTCAGTGTAAACCAGATAAATTAA
- the sbp19 gene encoding Squamosa promoter-binding-like protein 11-like isoform 2 (isoform 2 is encoded by transcript variant 2) translates to MEWTAPKRAASPPSPPLLWDWGGDHAGATGSGSGSSGDAPARRGGREREAKRARADDGEVRCQVEGCGLDLSRVKEYHRKHRVCEAHTKSPRVVVAGQERRFCQQCSRFHALSEFDQKKRSCRRRLSDHNARRRKPQPDAFAFASARLPSSSFDFPGRKRRGLLRKDKSISLFPDFPSCYLHNKFSNMIGGK, encoded by the exons ATGGAGTGGACGGCCCCGAAGCGCGCCGCCTCGCCGCCCTCGCCTCCGCTCCTCTGGGACTGGGGAGGAGACCACGCCGGCGCcacgggctcgggctcgggctcctCCGGCGACGCCCCGGCGCGGCGCGGCGGGAGGGAGCGGGAGGCGAAGCGCGCCAGggccgacgacggcgaggtgaGGTGCCAGGTGGAGGGGTGCGGGCTGGACCTCAGCAGGGTCAAGGAGTACCACCGGAAGCACCGCGTCTGCGAGGCCCACACCAAGTCCCCCCGCGTCGTCGTCGCCGGTCAGGAGCGGCGCTTCTGCCAGCAGTGCAGCCG ATTTCATGCCCTGTCAGAGTTTGATCAGAAGAAGAGGAGCTGCAGGAGGCGTCTGTCTGATCACAATGCCCGCCGCCGGAAGCCTCAGCCAGATGCATTCGCCTTTGCCTCTGCAAGGCTGCCTTCGTCGTCGTTCG ACTTTCCAGGACGAAAACGAAGGGGCCTCCTCCGGAAAGATAAAAGCATTTCTTTGTTTCCAGATTTCCCAAGCTGCTATTTGCACAACAAGTTTAGTAAT ATGATAGGAGGCAAATAA